From the Bacillota bacterium genome, the window AGGAGCACAACATCAGCGGCCTTCCGGTGTTAAATGAAGCAGGCAAGGTTGTTGGGATGGTTACCGAGGGAGATCTGATCAGAAGGGCGTCACGTGTAAAGGCTCCGGGTTACCTTGAAATATTGGGTGGGTTGATTTATCTTGGCAGCCCCAAAAAATTTGTTGAGGAACTGCAAAGAGCGATGTCCCTGGAGGCAGGACAGCTTATGACAAAAAAAGTGATATCGATCCTGCCCGATGATTCAGTTGAAAGGGCCGCTACCCTGATGGTTGAAAATAATATCAGCCGCTTACCCGTAATAGATAGCAGTGAAAAATTGGTCGGCATCGTTTCACGAAGAGATATTATGAGCTGTCTTTACTCCGATGGGAATTAGAAAGTGACAACTGTTGGGAATTTTATTAGTAAAGGGGTCAGGGTCACTGCAGCCGGCGCCCTGGTTAACTTTTCACTTGGCATTTTTTATGCTTGGTCTGTATTTGCAAATGGTCTGATCAAGGAGTTTGGTTGGACAAAGACTGAAGCAATGCTTCCATACACTCTTGAACTGCTTGTTTTTTCCATAGCGATGATCTTTGGGGGACGATTTCAGGATCGATATGGTCCCAGGAGGGGAATTATATACAGCGGAATATTTACCGGTCTTTCTTTAATACTCTGTTCCCTGGTGGCAAGCCCCCTTGGAGTGACTTTATTTTTTGGCGTTATTTTCGGATCAGCAGCAGCTTTTGGCTATTCGGCAGTTACACCGGCAGCAATAAAATGGTTTCCTCCTGAAAAGCGTGGTTCGGTAACCGGATTTGTTCTTATGAGCCTGGGGGCTGCGGCCTTAATTTGGGCTCCTGTAATAAACTTCCTCATTAACCGGTTAGGTGTTCTCAATACATTTTTCCTCGCCGGTATATTAGTCCTGTTGATTATAACCCTTTCAGCAAGGGCGATCGAATTGCCGCCTGTGAGTGAGCCTCCGGATAGAGATGAAATATTTACAGCCGTAATTCAAGAAACCGGTTGGCGTGAAACTGTCCGAAATCCTTCTTTCCCGATTCTTTGGGTGATTATAGGATTAACAAGTGCAGTTGGAACAATGTTTATTGCCCATATGGTGCAAATTGCCGAACTGAGCTTTAATGTGCCCTGGGGTTATATGTTAGTATCTTTATTTGCCCTGACCAATGCTTCCGGCAGAATGATTGGCGGAGCTCTCTGCGACAGGATCGGGTATAAAGGCAATATTAATGCAGCATTCATATTGATGGGGATGGCGATGATCCTCTTTTTCAGTGGGATTCACTGGTCATTGCTGGTAATTGCCGCCGCTTTTCTCGGGTTTAGCTACGGCAGCCTTTATGCTTCATTTCCTAACATAGTCGCAACCCTGTATGGGTTGAAAAATTTTGGCCGTGATTACGGATTGGCCTTTACGGCGGTCGGTGTAATTGGAAGTTTGGGTCCACTATCTGCGGCGATTTTGGTGGAGGTAACCTCCAGTTACAGGACAGTATTTATTGTCGGATTTTTAGCGGTTTTAGCCGGCCTTTATCTTATTTCCCGGCTTGCCCGTAAAACATCCGTCGAACTGACATAACATCGCCTGTTATGATATGATGTGACAATAAGTTATTGCATGGTAAATTGGGAGGTAGTTAAGTGTCACGTAAAAATAAAATAATTATACTGGTTATTGTAGTAATAGCTGTTACTGCGGTTCTGCTGATTTCGAGCTATAATCAGAATGTCCCATTGACCGAAACGGAAGGCATTGAGCCAGTTGAGACGTCTCCGGTTGAAGCTACTGCGGATATAGAATTTTTAACTGAAAATCCCTATGAAGCATACCTTGCTGCGTTGCAGGAGAGTAAGCCGATTGTTGTTGAATTTTATGCAGATTGGTGACCTGCCTGTGTAAGTATGGAGCCCGTGATTATGGCTCTGAAGCAGCACTACCAGGATGAAGTAAGAATAATTGTTGCTGATCTGGATAACCCGAATACCGAAGCACTGCTTGAAGAATTTCCGGTGCTTTATATCCCTGCCTTCTTCTTTATCGATACCAATGGGGAGATTGTCACTTCAGAAGCGGGTACTCTTGATTTTGAAGATATGGTAGCCCGTATAGAACCGCTTATTGTAAAAGTTTCCGATGAAGGTGAAGTTGGTGGAGATATGCCTGATAACAGTGAGCTGTCAGGCCTGGAATATTTTTTTTCTGTAGTAATTCCCGACATTGTTGAAGAGCGTTCCTTTCTTGCTGTTATTTTGATTTTTGCGGGAGGGGTGGTTACAAGCATCAGTCCCTGTATACTTTCGATGGTCCCACTGCTGGTAAGTTATATCAGCGGCTACGGTGAAGGAACCCGTTCAAGGGGTTTTTCACTTTCTCTTTTCTTCGTTGTCGGAATGGCTATAACTTTTGCTATTTTAGGCTTCATTGCTGCCAGTCTGGGAAGCGTTTTCGGTCAGATTGGTGAAGTCTGGTATTACATATTAGCTGCAGTAGCAATCATCATGGGCCTCCAGCTATTAGGGGTATTAACTCTTGATTTACCCGGTTTTAAAAAAATACCCCTGAAAAAAGCCGGCCTGGGTGGATCGCTAATTATGGGCTTGCTTTTTGGCCTGGTAGCATCACCCTGTGCCACACCTGTACTGGCTGTGATTATTACTTATGCTGCTATGCAGGGAGAGCCTCTATACGGAAGTGGGTTGCTGTTTATCTACGGACTTGGGCACGGTATTCCTCTATTGCTTGCAGGTACTTTTACGGGTTTAGCCAGAAATTTACCGAAAATAAATCGATACACCCAATATCTCAGCTATGCCAGCGGTGTTATTTTGATAGTTCTCGGTCTGGTTTTGCTGATATGGGTCAACAGGTAAACAGTTTAAAAAAAATTCTGTTATTATCAAGCGGTTAATCAAAAGGAGTTGAGATCTGTTATGGATGTAAATATTCTTGTTGGAGGTGCAGCCGGTCAGGGGATGGATACTGTCATGAACCTGCTTGGCAAGACCCTGGTCAGGCACGGGTACGAGATTATTTATACCAAGGACTACATGTCCAGGGTTCGGGGAGGGCATAACTTTTCACGCTTGAGGATTGCTGCTCAAACACCCTGGACACCGGTAAATATGATCGATATCCTGGTTGCCCTGAATGAAGAGACGTATCTTAATCATATAAGTAATCTCAGTCCTACCGGGCGGATAATTTTTGACCCTGATTCATTTTCTCTGCCTGCAGAAGAAAGACGGGGATTGCCTGTAGAACTGCTGAAATTGGCCAAAGAGCATGGCGGTCCTGTAATGGCCAATACAGTTGCAGTCGGGGCGCTGTTGGTGATGATTGGGCTTGAGACCGGTACTACCGAGAAACTGCTGGAAGAATTTTTTGCCGGGAAAGAGGGAATTGCTGAAGAGAACATCAATGCCCTGAAAGCGGGATATAAGAGTGCATCACGAAAATGCGACGCCTGTTTTGATCTGCCTGCAGTGAAGTCGGATGTAAAAAAACTTTTTATTGAAGGCAACCAGATTTTGGGTATGTCTGCCCTGGCCAGCGGTTGCCGTTTTTTGTCAGCTTATCCGATGACTCCTTCAACTGGTATTATGAATTACCTGGCGTCAAAAAGTGGTGAGCTGCCCCTGGTGGTAGAACAGGCTGAAGATGAGATTGCCGCTATCAATATGGCTCTGGGTGCTTCTTACGCCGGTGTCAGAGCACTTACGGTTACTTCTGGTGGAGGATTTTCTTTGATGGTGGAAGGTCTTTCTCTGGCTGGAATGACCGAGACGCCCCTTGTTATTATAGTTGCCATGCGGCCCGGCCCGGCTACCGGATTGCCGACCCGGACCGAGCAGGGCGATCTATCTTTTGTTGTCAGCGCCGGTCATGGTGAGTTCCCCCGGGCGGTATTAAGTGCCACTTCTCATGAAGATGCTTTTTACCGTTTAAATAAAGCATTTGATTTGGCAGATCGTTTTCAGGTCCCCGTAATATTTTTATCAGATCAGAATTTTGCCGATACACACCGTTCTCTTGAACCATTCGATTTCGGGCGTTTAACCTATAACCGCTATTTAGTTGAAGAAAAT encodes:
- a CDS encoding cytochrome c biogenesis protein CcdA → MALKQHYQDEVRIIVADLDNPNTEALLEEFPVLYIPAFFFIDTNGEIVTSEAGTLDFEDMVARIEPLIVKVSDEGEVGGDMPDNSELSGLEYFFSVVIPDIVEERSFLAVILIFAGGVVTSISPCILSMVPLLVSYISGYGEGTRSRGFSLSLFFVVGMAITFAILGFIAASLGSVFGQIGEVWYYILAAVAIIMGLQLLGVLTLDLPGFKKIPLKKAGLGGSLIMGLLFGLVASPCATPVLAVIITYAAMQGEPLYGSGLLFIYGLGHGIPLLLAGTFTGLARNLPKINRYTQYLSYASGVILIVLGLVLLIWVNR
- a CDS encoding 2-oxoacid:acceptor oxidoreductase subunit alpha gives rise to the protein MDVNILVGGAAGQGMDTVMNLLGKTLVRHGYEIIYTKDYMSRVRGGHNFSRLRIAAQTPWTPVNMIDILVALNEETYLNHISNLSPTGRIIFDPDSFSLPAEERRGLPVELLKLAKEHGGPVMANTVAVGALLVMIGLETGTTEKLLEEFFAGKEGIAEENINALKAGYKSASRKCDACFDLPAVKSDVKKLFIEGNQILGMSALASGCRFLSAYPMTPSTGIMNYLASKSGELPLVVEQAEDEIAAINMALGASYAGVRALTVTSGGGFSLMVEGLSLAGMTETPLVIIVAMRPGPATGLPTRTEQGDLSFVVSAGHGEFPRAVLSATSHEDAFYRLNKAFDLADRFQVPVIFLSDQNFADTHRSLEPFDFGRLTYNRYLVEENEINKPYKRYEITESGISPRALPGQYPGEVVLIDSDEHDEKGNIIEDAKTRNLMVEKRMRKLALLADEMDEPDLYGDTQPERLILGWGSTYGVLREAVDALSAAGIKTAMLHFSDLWPLPRRRLMSLLPHVKKSYCVENNAGGQLAALVRKETGIPVNRLILKYDGRSFMPDEIVREVERDGK
- a CDS encoding MFS transporter, giving the protein MTTVGNFISKGVRVTAAGALVNFSLGIFYAWSVFANGLIKEFGWTKTEAMLPYTLELLVFSIAMIFGGRFQDRYGPRRGIIYSGIFTGLSLILCSLVASPLGVTLFFGVIFGSAAAFGYSAVTPAAIKWFPPEKRGSVTGFVLMSLGAAALIWAPVINFLINRLGVLNTFFLAGILVLLIITLSARAIELPPVSEPPDRDEIFTAVIQETGWRETVRNPSFPILWVIIGLTSAVGTMFIAHMVQIAELSFNVPWGYMLVSLFALTNASGRMIGGALCDRIGYKGNINAAFILMGMAMILFFSGIHWSLLVIAAAFLGFSYGSLYASFPNIVATLYGLKNFGRDYGLAFTAVGVIGSLGPLSAAILVEVTSSYRTVFIVGFLAVLAGLYLISRLARKTSVELT
- a CDS encoding CBS domain-containing protein → MKIKDIMTTEVVTVSTSDSVEQCAKLLQEHNISGLPVLNEAGKVVGMVTEGDLIRRASRVKAPGYLEILGGLIYLGSPKKFVEELQRAMSLEAGQLMTKKVISILPDDSVERAATLMVENNISRLPVIDSSEKLVGIVSRRDIMSCLYSDGN